The stretch of DNA TGTGTGCTGCAAGCTGCACAtaaaagactgtgtgtgtgtgtgtgtgtttttcaggtgTTGTACAACATGTTCAATTTTGTGGCGGAGATGCCGGTGGTGGAGCCGGTGGATGTTTTCCTCGGCGTGGCGCGGTTCTTCGTGGTCGGGCTCGGCGGGATGGGCTTCGGCATCCTGTTCGGCTTCACGGCCGCCTTCACCACCAGATTCACCTCCAAGGTCCGAGAAATCGAGCCGCTTTTCATCTTCATGTACAGCTACCTGGCCTACCTGGTGGCCGAGCTCTTCGCCATCTCATCCATCATGGCGTGAGTGCATCTCAACATTTcaacaatgttttaaaatggCGTTGCAAGAaattctgcacaaaaaaaaaaaaaacacggtggcttcctgtttttaaaaaaacatttttttatcccCGCAGCATCGTGACCTGCGCTCTCACCATGAAGTACTACGTGGAAGAAAACGTGTCCCAGCGGTCCTGCACGACCATCCGCCACGTGGTCAAGATGCTCGGCTGCATCTCCGAGaccctcatcttcttctttctggGGGTCGTCACCATAACGACGGCACACGAGTGGAACTGGGGCTACATCCTGTTCACATTGCTGTTCGCCTTTGTGTGGAGGGGTCTGGGTGAGGAGAGGCTCTGTTGGTCTTGATGCGTGATTTAAAGGAGCCGTGTGGGGGTTTTGACCACTGGGTcgtgcacacacattttgattGGCTTCATTGCTATAAAGGcaaggaagaagaagactgccAACAAGCAACAGCATATATTTGAAtgatatacatatttttaaaattgCTTTGCAAATGTATTATGAGGGTAAAAATGCATTAAACTGCGTTTACAGgcattaaaaagacacacaatgcATTTGAGTGAATAACACTGAAtgtaatgttatatattatagcGTCAGTAAGTAAATGAGTTGGTGCAGATTTCAACCCGAACTGACACCCTGACCGCTGCTCTTCCTCCCATCACAGGCGTCTTGGTGCTGACCCAGATCATTAACCCTTTCCGCACCATCCCATTTAACATGAAAGATCAATTTGGTCTGGCCTACGGTGGCCTCCGAGGTGCAATTTCATTCGCCTTGGTCTTCACCCTTCCCGACAGCATCGGGCGCAAGCAGCTCTTCATCACAGCCACCATTGCGGTCATCCTCTTCACCGTCTTTCTCCAGGTGAGACGGGGACTGAGCGATTTATACTCCAGACATTGTACGCTGTTGTTTTCTATGAATCGTTTATCTTTTTAACTTGGCGtggtatttatgtgtgttttgtgttcgtATGAGTCCTAATTGAATCAAATGGTCTCAGTCAGAGAGAACCAGACTGGTGGtctgtcattttctttcaaGCTTGGAACACAACACAGGATTTAATATCTAGATCAGGATTTATTTCACCATCAAGTATTTTCTGTGGGTTTTGGATATAATCTTGCACGGCAACTCAATTTCGGACTAATTTCTTATACACAATAACGTGTCTAACAGGCCGCATGGACTCTTGATTCTGTatctttttagtttatttagtcttttgacAGTCAGGTGGGATTTTAAAAGCCCTCTAATATAttcctctttccctttctcctccacaGGGCATCAGTATCCGACCTCTGATTGAGTTCATCAACGTCCGCCGAACCAACCGCAATCTCGACACCATCAATGTGGAGGTCCACTGCCGGGTACGCTGCAGATCAGGACCGTCGTAAACGTGGTTTTCTGTATTAAATCTGCGCGCGGTGTTAACGGGTTTCATTTTGCTCTCCTCAGCTCATGGAGCACACCATGGCTGGCATCGAGGACCTCTGTGGGCAGTGGAGCCACTTCTACTGGAAGGACAAGTAAGAACTTTAGTGTTTCCAATATATTATCAACAGTCACACGTATTTATAGTACGTATTTATCGTTACGCTTAAAGAGAAAGAATCTGCAGTGAAACTGGGAGGGAGCTTTTCGTGGTTTTAGTTTACCTGCTCTCAGTTTCCTCCTGTGGGGGTTTTGTTTGACGAAGCTATTGTTCACTCCCAGACGGTGAGGGAATGTTGACAGCTAATCACACTTTGGTTCAGCTTCCGCCATCGGTGACGGATGTTTCTCTTCTTAAAAGCTCTGGCACATTTTGtgagaatgtatttatttactattgATAAGAACTAATCTATTTGGTTTGACCATAaacatttgtgtatgtatgtacttttGCAATCTGCATTATAAGGCCCTTAGTCATGTGTAACCGAAACACTTTGAGTAATACTTTGTTTATACATTCACATACaaagcttatatatatatatatatatatatatatatatatatatatatatatatatatatatatttatttattttgattattattagtttttacATTTAGTCTTGGTTAGttagtttttacatttaatacgGAGCAGTCAGAAAGTATTAGGACAGTGAAAAGTTTGTTTTGGAGTTGTTCTCCGGCACATAGCGTGCGGTCAACTGACTTTGAGCTTCAGGGCGTTTGAGGTTAGTAACATCCATATTGGGTGAACAGTGCTGCCTTTTCATACACAGTCCTGCCATTTTAAAGATAATTCAGCAGGACTGTGATCCTAAACAGTCCGATGATCAGACTGAAGGCAAAAAAAGCCCCAGAAACGAGCACGAAGTTGAGATCGCTGCAGCACAGACCTGACGGAGCATAACCGGAGAAGATGGCCGCGGGTCAAAGATGGCCGCGGGTCAAAGATGGCCGCTTGGGACCAACTGAAAATGAGTACATTAAAATCCCATCCTGTGTCACTGCAGCAGAATAACAACATCTATTTAAAATCCTTTTACTATACACAAAATGAagcacgaaaaaaaaagaagagaaaaatgaTACATACAACTGCAATAATTAGTAActataaaattaaacaaaaacaaacatattcccAAATAAATGAAGGTAACGAAGTTGCAATACAAATGTTGTACAACAATTGGACGTATTTGAAACCCGGTCCTGTTACTTTCTCTCCACGTATCCTTTAACCATCATTGTTCGCTGCAGCAGATCGCTGTCCGTCCTCATCAATTGaaattcctttttctttctatatCAGGTTCATGAAGTTCAACAATCGGATCCTGCGGAAGATCCTGATCCGAGACAACCGGGCCGAGTCCAGCATCGTGGCGCTGTACAAGAAGCTGGAGCTGCAGAACGCCATGGAGATCCTGGACACCGTGTCCGGAGACATCAGCGCCGCTCCGTCCATCGAGTCTCTCTAGTACGAAGCCTTCATCACGTCTCTATGGCGACGCCGCCGCCTCCGTGTTGCCTCTACAGATCAAAAGGGGGtcgagagaaaaagaaaaaaaaaacatccttcttttttcttctttgtgtccGTCTTTTTTAGTGAGGACAAGAAAAGCTCTAAACCCAAGAAGAAGTTCCTGGCTCCCGACCTGAAGAACATGCACGACATCCTGTCCAAGAACATGTACAAGATCAGGCAGCGGGTGAGATGTTCAATAATCCTGCaggataatatatatatatatatatatatatatatatatatatatatatatatatatatatatatatatatatatatatatgaatatgagaGACCTGTCACGTGCACAACATTTCACTTTTGAGAtatttgtactttactttactgcctttcagagggaaatattgcattattgtttttactacATCTGACAGGTAACTAGTTTTATTGTAAAGCAAGCAAATGATCCGCTTATTGAATagagggcgtgtgtgtgtatatgtatatgtatatgtgtgtatatatatatatatatatatatatacacctctTTTACACTTTTCAGAGGTCTAAGTTGTGACCCGTTGCACCAAAGATACATTTCTGctgtattattttaacattgtttCATTCACAGTTTAGGTCTTAAAGAGGTAAAATAatccaatatttcacaaaaacagCCAATAATAGGAGAAATGTCTCACACAAATGAATACACATTCGTTCTTTCCTCTGCCATTAAACACCTACATTTATCGTGTGACCCTCAGGAGGGGCCCGACCCCTAGTTTGGGAACCACTAGACCAAACTGGTGAACAGTATATTAAGTAGTAAAAAGTAGTTATATCATGCTGATTACAATTTGATCTATATGGAACATTTCCTCATAAGTCACATGTCATTTCTGCAAAGGAAGTACCTTTTACTACTTCTTTATTTTCGCACATAATACACAAGTTTTCCTAAGTTGCAGTAATGGAGGACTCGCAATAGAATATTCTCAAAACTTACAGTACACACTAATTACAACCACTTTGCTCCAATAGGCTCTGTTTGATTGCGTAAAGGCAGAAAGCTACCACCAGTTTTGTAAACCAGTGCATTTGCattgtgctgctgttgttgttgttgttgttgttgttgttgttgtgaacgTTCAGCTGCTCACACGTGACCCGCAGTAGCGTTTTGCTCACATTGATCAACGACAGCAGCCCAGCCTCACATGTGCTCCTCCACAAAGCTGAACACATATACAGAAGTTTTGATATCCTCTTTGTTTCATTTACACGAAAAGGGAATCAGATTATTTTACCTACAATTCTGTGAGACACATTTGTCCGTAATCGGGTTTCATCTCACTTTGACAAACCCTCTGCGACGCCTTACTCACACACGCCGATGTGTTTACCCCGAGCACTGGAAGTCTGAGCCGCACACTGGGCGGGCCTTTAGTGGCATGACGTCACCCACAGATGTGACAGGAATAGGGAGcccctcttctcccctcttCAGGTTTCATAAGTAGGCagtgtcccttttttaaaaaaaaaaaaaaaaaaaaaaacttgcatcATGttggaatttaaaatgtgtatttatttgacacGCATTAGTAGATGAAAATTCAACTTGTAATGTCAAGGGAACAAACAGAGTGCTAGATTGTCTCCTATTCGGTCTGGTCGCGTTGACCTCTTAGACGGCAGCATTTTGTTGCCTTAAGCCGGTTCTCTAAAGAACAGTGGCTCTCAACCTCTTAGAGTGTTGTTGAAGTGTTTGTTTTAGGTCTAACTAAAAGGTGCCGGTCAGAAAGATCTATATAGACAGAGATGTGTGCATAGCATCATGTGACAGGTTGTAAAATACCCAAACGGAGCCGTTCAGTTCAGACGGGTGTGGCCACTTTGGGTTGAGTCGTCCGAGCTTTAAAGAATGTTTCCTCCTCTGGAAGCTTTCTAACACTGCATTGGTATCATCGTGGCTGCCTGTGTATTACACGTGGACAACGTGGTCAAATCCGTGAGCAGAAATTGGctttgtagtagtagtagtaataatgtataatgtatttgttttcttcaaccAGACGGTGGCATACACAAATAAGCATGCACTGCCCAACGAAAGCCAATCCAGAGAGATATTGATAAGACGCCACGCCAGCATCCGCCGCAGCCTCCGACCGGGCAGCTTCCAGTCATCGGTAAGCGGGCAGCGCTCTCACTGTGGCCGGTACCGACTTGAGGTACTACGTACCGACTTGAGGTACTTGGGACCGACTTGAGGTACTTGGTACTGACTTGAGGTACTTTGTACCAACTTGAGGTACTTTGTACCAACTTGAGGTACTTGGTACTGACTTGAGGTACCGACTTGAGGTACTTGGTACCGACTTGAGGTACTTGGTACCGACTTGAGGTACTAGGTACCGACTTGAGGTACTTGGTACTGACTTGAGGTACTAGGTACTGCGTTATGAGCCGTGAACACTATATTCTCATCCCCCCTTCAttgttctcctttctctctcttctctttattCCCATGTTGTTCTCAGGCGACACCCAAATCCCACAAATACTTCTCTCTACCTGCTGGGAAAAGTCTGGACTCCAAATTCCCCCCTGCGAAGCAAAGCTATACAGGTGAGCTTCTGAAAATACTTCTAATAACCACttgattattactattattatttattccccCCATTTAAGGCCTCTAGCAGATTTAGGGGTGGAATAATCATTTTTACTGATTCAatggttattatttttttctcagaaaATGGAACTTGATCATGTGTTGTTTTGCTTACCAGCTGGTGTTTCTCTTCATTGAAGCTTCAGTATATGATGATTACAGAGCAACGGTGTGCTAGAGGTGTGGCTATTGGGATGTCAATGATATTACAAACATTCACATGCCTCCAGAATATGAATCTTTTtataaaagactaaataaatatCAGCAAAAccaatgacattcccatcagcctcagctgtactgttagcatgctgacgtttaTCATTTTTACCAATATTTGGCTGCCACAGCAGAGGTTTGTGATGACTGACCCACCAGCCACTCAATGAGGTTAATATTGAGGTACATTTCCTCATTCCCGGTTACTTACATGTGCGTTAGCCAATTAAATTAACTCCATGATTTCT from Cyclopterus lumpus isolate fCycLum1 chromosome 21, fCycLum1.pri, whole genome shotgun sequence encodes:
- the slc9a2 gene encoding sodium/hydrogen exchanger 2; the encoded protein is MDVTTARVVLIIFAFSSLLHGSGGEIPPKPTGGVTLVPPVLPDDGPQAFPDAEKANMPVFTMDYPRIQIPFEITMWVLLASFAKIGFHVYKKITVWVPESCLLITIGLIVGGIMHSVHEEPPAVLTSNVFFLYMLPPIVLDSGYFMPTRPFFENIGTVLWFAVVGTLWNSIGIGMSLFAICQIEAFGVQDINLQENLLFATIISAVDPVAVLSVFEDVSVNEQLYIVVFGECLFNDAVTVVLYNMFNFVAEMPVVEPVDVFLGVARFFVVGLGGMGFGILFGFTAAFTTRFTSKVREIEPLFIFMYSYLAYLVAELFAISSIMAIVTCALTMKYYVEENVSQRSCTTIRHVVKMLGCISETLIFFFLGVVTITTAHEWNWGYILFTLLFAFVWRGLGVLVLTQIINPFRTIPFNMKDQFGLAYGGLRGAISFALVFTLPDSIGRKQLFITATIAVILFTVFLQGISIRPLIEFINVRRTNRNLDTINVEVHCRLMEHTMAGIEDLCGQWSHFYWKDKFMKFNNRILRKILIRDNRAESSIVALYKKLELQNAMEILDTVSGDISAAPSIESLYEDKKSSKPKKKFLAPDLKNMHDILSKNMYKIRQRTVAYTNKHALPNESQSREILIRRHASIRRSLRPGSFQSSATPKSHKYFSLPAGKSLDSKFPPAKQSYTDDQETMSETAYPSRRSRFGQPSRSSSRAMMPLRRLDTLTEVHSVDMVDESSGSGGGTSRTNAGDPHTPVPTKVSRPMTPETGIAKRKRRSGLRPHLLQAGPWNPETTQHGTLCSGGLSGTRRCESVPGLFERTLQGLYNTTTCSYHPKTR